atccaaagaaatttatccacatctttagacagaagaaaaatttctaagtatccgtatttattttcatcaagcacgcatattgctgttttgtattctaaaaccatacttgaccacttctttggaagataaaactgaagcatagttttaaaacacaaaacacaatttcagttttgttactcgatcagttacatggtcagtgacctgaccagttacgtggtcagtgacatgaccagttacatggtcagtgacctgaccagttacatggtcagtgacctgaccagttacatggtcagtgacatgaccagttacatggtcagtgacctgatcattgttttctgccaacatcaatgaagaatgctttgtgcatcataatcacttatgccaacagaaaaccacaaaactcatgagcttttaactttatattctacccagattcatctttgtaagaaaattaagctctcgtatctgtcaattttaattgtgtaaacaaattctgggagatttttgttcttcatgcaattttacacaatcacagatacaataccatatcatcaatcaattcatcatgcatattcaagcacaatcaaaattgtttcgattccaagaaaccacagaacaatcaagaaattgtaaatttcatccggtcaccatctactctaacctaacgcacgccgggaatgcaactagtgttcttgagcacaatcgaaattcaattatcatgctatgaatagaaatcaatttccatagaaaaacctatttttgctttttccccaatttgctgctaaaaatcacagcggaagcgtgaatttgataattaaccagatgcagcaatcgacttaagtaacttactttgataagttacatgaccagttacatggtcagtgacttggtcagttacttgacccgaaaagcaaaaaccttttttttttttttttgtatttgttttgcaaaaccctaaaacgattttgatatatgtgagcctatgctctgataccaattgttaaaaaccatatacatgctcacaatatatgcacacaatcataaaaggggttaaggcttaccttcagcaatcactggcatggattccatcttatgctacaaacacgaacactgaatatggccttctgttacttaccaactagcttctcaatggacagaacaatatgcaaaacgtcggtagtaatcagggaccaattcatctgtatatataggagacttaaccctcaagaagcttcccattaaagctatccatatcggtttaggtttcctagttagattcttaatgtaacacttcattgtaatctttcttgcagactaagaataggattacttaccttaatgaatagatacactgcttcattaagttacaagtattgatttactgtttgtatccatgttaaactaggattgatattaagctaatcatcaattactttatgatgatatgtgttatgtccatatttgatcttacatgtAGTACTATTGAAAGAAGCCCTTTTCATTTAGTTAGGTGTGTTCAATTACACATCTAGTCTCAAATTGTCTACTCAATTCAATTTTTGCACTCATTAGCCGACTGCATTGTGAATACTGCACTTGAAAAGGGTAGTATGAATAATGTGGCAGCTGTTGTCGTTCCATTGATATCTACTaggttttttgaaaattttctgatGGAAAGATCAGTTTAATTTGGAGAGGGATAGAAGCTGTGAAGCATTACTGCATTAGGAATACAGAGCTCCACTGATGAATGCTCAGGTGAGTCTAAATCAAACTATAGAACATACAACTCGACATCATTGCATATAGCAGTCCTTTGGTGGTTAATGTTTGTTTCCTAATCGGTTACAATTACTTTTCGTACCTTTATCTGCTAATGACTTCAATTCATGGGAGTTTACTGGTAACGCCCTGAACTCAAATCATGATTATCATTATAACAGTAAGCTTTTCTGCCAAATGGTATTGAAGTGGAATTTGGTTTTGTTGATGAAACAGTGTTGTAGTAATGGATCTTGTGGATGCTCAAGACATGCTGGAATGTTGCATATATGATCGAGATACTTAAAACAGATACATACTTAATTGATATTACGAGCTGTGTGTATGGAATAGTATGTCTGCAAAGATGTGAGAAGGAGAATGGTGAGCGCTGCCATGAATGATATGAAACTccatggagaagaaaaataagtgcTGAAAAGGAGCTTCCTATATCTTTGAATCCGCACCCTCAGAAATACTTTGAGTTTTCTCAGATGAAACCAGGACGTACAGTATTCATTCACTTCATCGCACAAGGTTCTAAAATGGAATTCCTTGACAACAACTTCATCTAGTATGCTTCTGAATATTTGAGTCAAATATTCATCTTCACCTCCAATCCAGTGGTGATATTTTGTTATCCCCTTCTCCTGAAGCAGATTGCTATCCCGCGAGGAATCGATGAGACTCTTCATGAGGCAGGCATATGATGTAACGCCATGCGTGCTACTAAGACTGCATTGCTCATAAGCAATCAGGTTCCTCAACAATGAACTCGTCGTCTCGTCAATAAACAGTGGCGGAATTCTGATTACTCCCTCACGGAAAGTTATGTCCAGCAACTGGTCCTGGCTGGAGCCAATGCCAAACTCAACTCCAGATTCCAAAAGTTCGGAGGCACAATAGTTGAATCCCCATACTTTATTCTTTTGGACTGCCCTAAGACGCTGCTCCTCAGGGATCAATTCCATATTGAGCCTCATAGACAAGTCCGTAGTTTTAGTCGGAAGGAAATAGAACTTGTGCAAGATATCCAGCAAATGCTTGTGCTCATGTCTCCACTCTGTTACAATGATTGCCTTGAGGCTCACAGGTTGAAAGAAATGAAGAGCAAGACCATGTGGCGGAGGCAAATCATTGTCGACAAGAATCTGATGACCACTGATAGCATCATACAAATCATGTATAATAAATAAGGGGATTTGGTTTTCAAGCAATGACAGATCGTGCCGTAGATCTGCAATCATCCAAGCACTTTCTAGAATTGGATCAGATTCAGGGCCTTCTAACTTCCCGTGCACGTATAGGTAAAACCTGATGAAAAGTTCTAATATGAAGCAACCATCGACCAACATTATTTCTGCTAGTTCCTCCTGATCAATGTTGCTCATATCTTCAGCGTAGCTTCCACGAACCTCTGCGTCCGAATCATAAATAGCAGTCGCCCACTCTCTCATGCATTCGGAAGACTCGCGCGATCCAAAGCTGAAACTTAGAGCTCGTTTTTGTGCTATTTCTTGTGcttgcttaaagaaatatagtgCATAACGCAACTTGTGCTCTCTCATGGCTACTAGGTTAGGCTTGTGTCGATGGAAAGGACCGATGGAGACAACATGAGGGCTGTAGGCATCCTCATTAACTTGACGAAGTCTATTTGGAACTCTGTAGATGCCCAAGTTCCACGGCCGCACATTGTGGAGCTTTTCTTCGATTTCGGTGGTCCACTTAAGTTTCTTTCGATACATCTTTTGGGTAAAGCTTATCTCGCTCTCTGGCTGTTTATGTATAAAGGATCCAATGCTGACGGTTTCGTGCTGTTCATGTAAAAGGAACAGGAGATGAGGAAAACAAACCACATACAGAGAGTGAATTGTACCAACACCACCATATAGGCATATATATCAGTACTGTTCTATATGTGTATGTAATTAACATATAGATCTGAATCATCTGATGCAAACAATAAAGAGTAatcttcttttaaaaaaaattaaagagtaATATTAGCATTAGACCAAATGCTGTTGGCTAAGCTTTCTTTTAACTGATCCCAGGGAAATTAGTAGGTTTGGACTCCAAGTTACCAGCAAATAAATAACGAGCAGAACCCGGCAAGCCAATTGTGTCTCTTTAATTAGATCCTTTTTGAAGTAACATACATATCGAAAATCCATTTTGtagttcaaaacttcaaattatacatatatatagatagtCATACTCATATATCCAGATAGACAAGTAGAAAGACAGAGAGAGATAGATGAATTACCAGACTTTCGAAGTCCACAAGCTCTTGATCAATACCGTCCGCCATCGATCTAAGCTTGCCAAAAGACAAAAGTGAATGGCCAAGTATCATAAAGACtactttgccaaaaaaaaaaaagttatcataAAGACTATTCTCAGTCTCGCCAACTCGCCTCCCTATCCCAATTCAACTGACATTTGAGACACGCTGACACGGTACTCAAATCATTCACGACTGTATTCAATAAGTGGAAGCAGCGATTGACTTTCGGTTGtcatgccattttttttttctgtttttttcatATGACTTTAACTTGCATATCAATGTTATGGCCTATTCTTTTTTGAAATACGTTATGGCCTGTTTCAATATTGAAATATGTTACACTCTTTGAGTCTTTGTGGGAGCTCTCGGATCTTCGTGGCCTAGACACTTCGTCAATATCAGCTAGATACGCCTCTATAGCATCCTGAGAAGTCTCAGTCAAAGTTAACGCATTCCAAAGTCAAAAAATACACTCATGAAAAAATTTGACAAATTATATAGAAACCTGTCGGAGATCCGGTCAATCTCGATTGCCTAAGAGTAAATCCACCCGTTGAGGTTGGCAGGTCAATACTATTCATtgctttttgcctttcatttctACCATTTAGGTTGCCATGTCAGATACTATTCACAAAAGGTCATCGAATGTCAATTGGCAGGTCACTCTGGGTCAATTTCTTGATCTGCCAACTGACATTCGGTGaccttttgtgaacagtatctgacatGGCAACCTTAATGGtagaaataaaagacaaaaagtagtgaatagtattgatctgccaacattaacgggtggacttgctctaacgGAGTCCAATTTGACCTCACCAATTCTCAACCGATTCAAATTGAAACCCGAACGGACTTCCGATTTCAATCGTGGGCTTAATTGGGCAGCCTCTCTCAACCACCACACCCACAAGTCCACAACCCACCAATTTCCCGCGCTAACCAGAAGTCCTGGTTCCATCCCTCCCTTCCTATAACCCAACGCAAACATGGAAAAACCTCATCTTTTAGGACATTCCACGAAATGAGTTACCAAACTCCAAAACAGTAACCCCCTTCAATTTTCTTCCTTCCCCAATTTTGCTTATAACGAATCTCACGAGGCGGCATGGTACCAGAGCACCATGGAAGAAGACAGCTCCTCCGGAGTTCGCCTAATCTGTTTTTCCTTAATACTAGCCCTAATTACGACGACGTCGGCAGCCTCTTACGACGAGTCGTCGTCGACGTGTTTGACGCTTTACGAACAAGGCGGTGCTCCCGCGGTTTTCCAATCCCCAAAATGCCCTCGCTGGAAGCGCGCCGATTCCCTCCAGCGTTGCCAGACCGCCGTGCGTCGAGGTCGGAGAAACCGCCTCGAGGATCGTGCTCTTTGCGCTCTCGACCTTCGTATTCCATTTCCTGGTAATGAATTTGGGGCTGGTTATTTGCTTCATTCAATTCTTGGCTTAATTAATTGGGTCAAATTTGCAGTATTGCTAAGAAATTACTGAATTGACATTGCGATTGAGCAGGTGAATTAGGGATTAAGGAGGTTAAAGTTGGGATTGTGGCTGTTTTTGATGGGCATAATGGTGCTGAAGCCAGTGATATGGCCTCAAAGCTTTTATTGGAGTATTTCGTTTTGCATAcctattttcttcttgattcaCCTTATTATTCTGATGCATCGAATAAATATTCAAGAACAGAAATATTGCAAACTGGTGGAGAACTTTATACTTCAAATGGTGTATTCCGATCGTATCAATTGGATGTTGCAAGGTGCATTTCTATATGTTTTTGCCTCAATGCCATGTCAAAGAAGGTTTTGGGGGTAAAAGTTGTTGAGTTTTATGATGATTTCTCTCAGGTTTAATCCTTCTTTGAAAGCAAAGTTTGATGATTCGCGtcattttgatattttgaaaGAAGCATTGTTGAGAGCAGTTCATGATATTGATGCAAAATTTTCTATGGTATGTTAAATGTACTAATTAATTTGGTGTTTCTATGCGTGGTTCAAATAGTTGAGCATGATCTTCTGTCTTTTTACCGTTGTGTTAATGTTTTTCCTATTTGAAATATGAAGGAAGCATCTTGGAAAAATCTTGTATCTGGTACTACAGCCTCGATTATATTACTTGCTGATGGCCATATTTTAGTTGCCAATATTGGAGACTCAAAGGCTTTTCTGTGCTCAGAAAAATTTCAATCTCCTGCAGAGGCTAAAGGTAAGAAGGATTTTAATCTCGGAATGGAGCTGTTTACTGTTTTAAAGCACATTACTTTTTGGGTAACATTTATTTATTGTCTTGTGCTTGGATATTTATTGCAGCCGCTTATTTGAGATACAGGCGGGAAAGGCGTAATGGTGCCATATCATCTCCCTTAGGAAACTATAAGAAAAACTTTGAATtggcttcctcctcctctgggTTGGTGCAGCTTTCTGTTAAGGAATTGACGAGAGATCATCATCCAGACAGAGATGATGAAAAATTCCGCGTGGAAACTGCTGGTGGCTATGTGGAATTGGGTGGTGTGCCTCGAGTAAATGGTCAGCTGGCTATTTCCAGATCTATTGGCGATATTTCCTTCAAAAGGTAAGGGTAAGAAATAAAGTATCATTTCCTCTTTTGATCCTGTAGTATTTTTGAAAGAGCCCCTTCTCATTTACTTAGGTGTGTTCAATTACACTTATTGTCTCAAGTTGTTTACTCAATTCAATTTTTGCACTCAACTGTCATCAGTTTCGGCGTTATATCTACACCAGAGTTGACCGACTGGCAACCCCTGACTGTAAACGATACCTATCTCGTTGCTGCATCTGATGGAGTTTTTGAGAAGCAGAGTCTGCAGGATGTTTGTGATTTATTGTGGGAAGCTCGGAGTTATGATTCTAGGAGATCGGAGTTCTCTTCCTCGCCTTGTTCATACTCATTAGCCAACTGCATCGTGAATGCTGCACTCGACAAGGGCAGCATGGATAATGTGGCAGCTGTTGTCGTTCCAATGATATCTACTTGGTTTTTTGAAAGTTTTTTCATGGAAGGATCAGTTTCAGAGAGGGACAGAAACTGTGAAGCATTAGGACTACAAAGTTCCACTGATGAGTGCACAGGTGAGTCTAAATCAAACTATAGAACAACTCAACATCATTGCATATAGTCCTTTGGTGATTGTTTGTTTCCTAATCGATTAACAATTACTTCTCTTACCTTGATCAGCTAATGACTTCAATTATGAGTTATGACCAAACAGCAATGGAAGGTTACTGGTAAAGCCTTGAATCGAATCATCATTGCCATTTTAAAAGTAAGCTTTTATGCCAAATGGTATTGAACTGGGATAGCCACAAGTAAAAGAGAGAGGCACATCGGTAATCAATAGATGCTGGAATGTTGTATCTATTCCAGGTCCACTACAGACAGCTACACTATACATCActaacatatacatatatagagATTAAAAATTAGAAGGTGAAATATTTTCTAGTATCACTAGAACTTGAATGTCGTatcatttattttcttcttttacagGTCAGAATTTAGTTATGCTTTTGGTAATACAGGTCATTATTAATTTCAAGAACGTTCCCCATTTTTGCTTTAGCTACACTTTTCATTGGGTACTTTAAGTTTAGATAATATAAGGACCCATGAATTATGACTCTATGAAAGGAAACAAGGCATGGCTCACAAGTTTTATAAACAGAGAAGCATGTCTAATGAACTCTCTCACCCAGAAATTTTATGGGTTCAATACATAGCAAACTGAGTAGCTAATTAGGTGGCCATACTTTAAAAAAGGGTTATGGAGAAGAAAAGAGTTTCTTTTAGCACATACATGAGGGACCAAATTAGCCATGATGACCGGCCTAAAAGGAAAGATGTTCACATGGATAAAGATCTCTAATTGGATCCCAATTGCTCTCTTAATAATGGGTCTTACCATGTATGATCACTTTAGGCCTCTAGCAAAGTAACAATATATTCTTTCGTCTTTCTGTGATTTTCATCTCGGTTTAAGTCTTAAATTCATCAATAATTATGCGAAGAAAATTGCTGTGTAAGATGCG
Above is a genomic segment from Rosa chinensis cultivar Old Blush chromosome 3, RchiOBHm-V2, whole genome shotgun sequence containing:
- the LOC112195206 gene encoding UPF0481 protein At3g47200: MILGHSLLSFGKLRSMADGIDQELVDFESLHETVSIGSFIHKQPESEISFTQKMYRKKLKWTTEIEEKLHNVRPWNLGIYRVPNRLRQVNEDAYSPHVVSIGPFHRHKPNLVAMREHKLRYALYFFKQAQEIAQKRALSFSFGSRESSECMREWATAIYDSDAEVRGSYAEDMSNIDQEELAEIMLVDGCFILELFIRFYLYVHGKLEGPESDPILESAWMIADLRHDLSLLENQIPLFIIHDLYDAISGHQILVDNDLPPPHGLALHFFQPVSLKAIIVTEWRHEHKHLLDILHKFYFLPTKTTDLSMRLNMELIPEEQRLRAVQKNKVWGFNYCASELLESGVEFGIGSSQDQLLDITFREGVIRIPPLFIDETTSSLLRNLIAYEQCSLSSTHGVTSYACLMKSLIDSSRDSNLLQEKGITKYHHWIGGEDEYLTQIFRSILDEVVVKEFHFRTLCDEVNEYCTSWFHLRKLKVFLRVRIQRYRKLLFSTYFSSPWSFISFMAALTILLLTSLQTYYSIHTARNIN
- the LOC112193251 gene encoding probable protein phosphatase 2C 51; translation: MEEDSSSGVRLICFSLILALITTTSAASYDESSSTCLTLYEQGGAPAVFQSPKCPRWKRADSLQRCQTAVRRGRRNRLEDRALCALDLRIPFPGELGIKEVKVGIVAVFDGHNGAEASDMASKLLLEYFVLHTYFLLDSPYYSDASNKYSRTEILQTGGELYTSNGVFRSYQLDVARFNPSLKAKFDDSRHFDILKEALLRAVHDIDAKFSMEASWKNLVSGTTASIILLADGHILVANIGDSKAFLCSEKFQSPAEAKAAYLRYRRERRNGAISSPLGNYKKNFELASSSSGLVQLSVKELTRDHHPDRDDEKFRVETAGGYVELGGVPRVNGQLAISRSIGDISFKSFGVISTPELTDWQPLTVNDTYLVAASDGVFEKQSLQDVCDLLWEARSYDSRRSEFSSSPCSYSLANCIVNAALDKGSMDNVAAVVVPMISTWFFESFFMEGSVSERDRNCEALGLQSSTDECTANDFNYEL